In Salarias fasciatus chromosome 4, fSalaFa1.1, whole genome shotgun sequence, the DNA window CAGCTACTTCCTTGAACTAAAGACACTGCATACTTAGATAAAAATGAAGGTAAGGACAGTAGAGgttgagtttgttttttatgtataaatgtattaaaatgacTCCAGCTTTCTTTATTGGAGCAAGTTGTAACTTCTGAACTGTTGATGCAGAGTCCTGTCCTCCTGTCGTCGTCAGGCTTTGGGTCTGCCCATCACGGACGCTCAGATTGTGGAGATGGAGAGTCACGCCTGAATTTGATTCTCCAGattgctcacaaaggctctgagagtaTGAAAGTCACAGAGCCTGATTGggcccagtgtcatcagctgataaaaCTGCTCCTTTTTAAATCAAGGAAGCTGAAACCTTGCAATGTTGTTCTGTCTTCCCAAAGGATTGCATCTGCGGTGGTTTGACTCCACGAAGTTCTTTCTGCTGTCCATACGGGACGCCGCAATGCCCAGTTAAAAATTAAGCCTCGTTATTTGGTcaaatttgctccaaataagatgagatttgtgggatgtgttcacacctctgcctgAAAGCCACTGCCTGAAAGCCctgcctccttcctgaagctacttcctgatTGGAAGAAGCTAATGAATTAAATCCACCAGTTCATGATTTTATAGTATCCAGAAGCCTCACAGTTCAAGTTTCAGGtctgtctctgctgtggaggCCAAATGAGAGCAAAAGAGCTACATAGGTCAAAGTTCAGCACAGGTGTGCTGTCTCAACGAGGCCTTTAGAGGGTGATGACGTGACTGTTCTCTTCTGTTGTTAAAAGAAATAAGTTAATTTACCATCATTTATTGTCGTTGTTGTTAtatcaatacttcataatcatCATAAATACTATTAAAACATTGGATAAAgaatcattttaattttgtgaaataatacataaatgcagacaaacagacagagtgaatcatttattgattgatttacaacAGAACAGGAACACAATTGTTGTATGTATACAGAAATCTGAATTACAAAAgaatattattttgaaaaacaaacaggagctgTGTTTTTAATACACCTAAACATATTTTTTTGGACAGATATAATTAGTTTAACGCCACCAACTtgctcgtaaaaaaaaaaaaaaaatcaccctgaCAAGCAGATTAACTTCCTTCCGGTTGGTGGGTCAGAGTCTTTAACAACCAGCCTAACAAAGAGCTCTCAGACGtcatggttgaaaaaaaaaaaaaaaactgatcacaTTCAGAAGTATATTTCTCTACAGAAGCACAATACAAAGATGTCTCCTTTCAATAGTTTTGATTGtgattaatcttttttttcaaaaaaaaaaaaaaaaaacacacgcaaaTAGCCCATGAGGCAAATCAACTCCCTTCCGACTTCAAAAATGTCTGTAGCAACCACCCACCCTGGCAACAAGGGAATTGTAGCGTGGCGACAATGTTGCTCATCAAGCTGAATGAACAAACGGTAAATCGAATAAACTACGGTCCATGTACATCAACTGAGAATATGGAATAAAGTGGACATTTGTCACTAGAAAAGTCATCAAAACGAAGGTAAGTTTTAAACTATCTTGAAATACAGCATTTTTCGCCAGACTGGGATGATCAAATGTAGCAGTGTATGGTGACATTTCTACACTATGTGCTGTGGACCAACCTATTACACCTATTACACAATTTGGAATGAGACTGGTTTGAACACTGCAATCAGACAGTGACCTGATTTTTTCTTTCCAATCACAGGAAGCATTTTTCTTGGTGTCTTATAATGGAAATCACCCATGGACATGGACTCTGTCAACCAAATTCCAAAAATACAGGGTTGGATAAAAGACCGTTGCGTAGAGTacaataacttttttttgttctgaagTCTTTCATGCATAATGAACACACTTGAGGTGGTTTTTGAAATAGTGAAGCCGGGATTTAAAGCCACCAATGCTTTTACTTTTTCTGAATTTTGTGTAGCGAGGATTGGTGTTTTCCTTAGTTTTGCGTTGATGCCCAACTTTCACGTCTTTACATGTGGCAACCATCAGTGAGCCCAGACCATCCATAAAGAACTCTAAAAACACAGGGAAGGATTGGTCATATTCACatcaaaacatgtttgtgtcatgGATGAAAGAAACTGCATGGGTTTAGATTAGTAAATAAAAGTATCCACCTGAGTGAGCTACCCGCTGCAGCCGAATGTCAAATCCGACCCTCCGTACTGCGTCTGTCCGAGCCAGGAAGAAGTTGACCACTCCCTGATCTAAAAAGCATTTTGGGAAGTCAGGAAGTGGGTGAAACTTTAGACCATACTTCCTGGTCAGGCAGCCGCCTTCCTCTTCGTCTCCTTCTTCatagagaaaagaaaagtagaatCGGCTCCCTGTGTCCCCTTCTACTGAGCCTCCCACCTGATGAGAGAAGAGACACCACAAAGTCATTCAGCTTGGCTcgtgaaatgtgtttcatgaGCTCCAGGACGATAAGAGAAAATGTGGCGAATACATTTTAATCCATCTGAATTTGTGTGAATGTCTTTTAAATCTTGTGGACTTCTGGACAGTGACTGGTTTCAGTATTCATGttatcagaaacagaaaaaagctgcacaaagcCTGTCGTCAAAAACGTGACAACAAAGCTTTTGTTGctcaaaaaaaatgtcaattttataaaaaaatctTGAATGTGGTCTTGAATATTTACAGTAAACCTTAAAGGGTACCAACATACATTGGGAAATAATACCCGCCCccaaaaaattgtattttcaggCAATAGGTTTGTAGTGTCGTTTCCAGTGGAACACTTCTGACTTTCAGGGTTTTAACAATGAGATTTCAGAAAAGCTACAACAGGGGTTACTACTGCTTTGTGGCGGCCAAACATTCATCACAACAACACTGTTTGTTCCTTTGATATTGGCTCCTCGTATGTCAAGTTTAATAATTCAACATGGTTTATTTCCtcaatgggggaaaaaaaacaaaaaggtaagTTTAGCAAATATATCTTCTTATATATCTTACATCTTATATAGAGCTTCTGCAGTTGCAGAAGCTCTCACATAGGAATGCCCATGTTTGAAGGAACCAGGTTCTTTCAATGGTCTCTGTGGCAACAGAGCTTGAAGTATAAAGCAGGAAATTACAGAAGCAAACTTTGAGTGCATGGAGTtccagaatggaactggttgcTCAACTGTTCCACTAACTTTTATCGCCGTGCCACCCTTGTTATGGTGAATTTTGTACATTATGGCTATATTTATGACAGAAGTTAAACAttttacaaataaatattttaaatgtcttttcagcTCGTTCTTCATTTGAAATTGTTGCTTCTCACTAGAAAGTCTATTtatgttttggtgtgttttttttggatAAATTTTACAGTATAATTAATTAATTGAGATGAATGAGGTGAATAACCAGAAGTACATTCATCTAAATTAAGGCTTTTTTAAGTAGaatgaaaattattttattaCTTTACATGAGCTCATAAAAATTAAGCTATGTTAAACCAATACTACTGATAATGCCTGGTTGGATCAATCAGAAAAATTAAGCTTATTCAACTCAGAAAAGTCCAGTTGATTTAAACTAGTGCTTGTCATATCCGCTCCTCGGCCACTGGATGGAGCTGGTTTTCTATGCTGTCTTCCCTCCCCTTCTGTTTGCAGGTGAGCTTGCTGTGGTGTGGAGGGTGTAATCACCTCATTGGGGTCACCTGTTCAGAGAGTGGCTGATctgttccacctgctcctctctatttaaaggaatactccggagattttggacccacgccctttccctatcattgacaaattgagacaagctcataaataccttttttgtgtctgtttgtccagtggctggctcccagctgttagcatcgtagttagcttagctcaattgttggaggtgaagaggaaacagagccggactggcgaaagtggacaaaatacttcttccagttttttaaaaaattttatttaaatgccttttttttgttgtttgtttttattttctttgttctgtattttactCTTGCACTTGCACTTACATATTTGTATCTTTatacagcactttgtgccagCTTTAGTTGCTTTtcaagtgctatataaataaagttcatttgagttgagttgagtttagtgaatggatgaatgaatgttaCACTattcttattttattattattctaacTGTATATTACTTTTGCACTTGCACTTGCATATTTATTTGTGtctttgtacagcactttgtgccagctttagttgtttttaaagtgctatataaacaaagttgagttgagtttaatgaatggatgaatgaatgttaCACTATGGTCTGCAGTGCAATGTAGTTTTCTGTGGATGACACACTGTGACCTGCAATAATGCAAAGTGCATCTTTAAATCCATGTTTGAGCTTGGTTTGTATGTTGGACTAtgtgatatggaataatgctttgtttacaaagttctcaggaacacagtgtgaaggccgctctgttttgtctgaagtcacttggaaacagcgtctgctagtctcgtgagatctagctatatgagatggcatggccggaagtcatgccagagtcgggttggattctccccggagcgacagccttgctctcaatcagctgatttgtgtgtgcttcctctgcaatcctcaataaatcctccttgtgcagcgtcaacaccttgactcgtcatctttggctctgattcaccaaaaattccacaacactaTGGTTTTGTCTCTTTAGTTGTGTGATGGAGATTCTTACCATGTCCAGTTCCGGGACAGCCTCCATCACCTTCACAAATTCCTCAATCTTTGTATTCTCTGTAAAGAAAAAGTCATCATCCACCCACAAGAGGTATTTGGTGATCACCTGGGAAACCGCCAGATTCCTACCGGCGAACCAGCCCTGAGGGTCAAAACACAGTCTTTAACATCTTACTTTGATTGTATTCCTGAATCAAGTTGAATGAAACTAagcagaaaattaaaagaaagttTGAATGTGTGTCAGAGTTGGTGTGCTTGTAGACCTGAGCTGGAGGCATGATGTACTGCTGGATATTTTCTCCAGAGATGTGTTCTGGTTCAAAGCTGTCATCTGCGATGATGACCGTTATGTCAGGGTAGAACTTTCGAATGCTGGCCAACAACACCTTTAGCTGTGGGTATCTCAGGAAAGTCTTTGTAGTGATGGTGACTTGAGATCGAATGTCTGACAAATGAAAGAACACAACAAATAAATTGGTCCTCGACACTGATGACCTCTGAAAATTGTATTGTTGAACTGAAATGGCTGACAACAAACCacattttttatgtctttaagtaATTTATGTTGCATCTACGAGTTGTATTGACAAACCTATGAGAAGTGTTTTCCTACCTGTTCCCATGTCGTACAGAACCGGGACTTGGGGCTGTTTGATGACAATGGGAAACACAGCTTCATGGCTCTCAAACCTGAAGAATGCTGAGTGCAGAAGAATACAGTGTGGGCTCAGTAAGGCTCATGCatgcctccatccatccatctaatcACCTCATTTTAATACCACTTCCTGCACCAGGAATGGGACATGGCATAATTTTGCATTGAAACTCTCATTTCTCGCTCTTATTTCTTATCTTGGTTTTTTCTTGGACACATACCCAGGTCTCCACTGTTGATGTGGTAGGTACTGCTGGTGTACGAGACTTTGGCCAGAAGTTCATTCAGGAGCACCAGGCTGCTGGACTCAATGGACAGTCCTCTTGTACCAGCACCTGTCAGGCACGAGTACAAAATGCACATTAATCATCCACCGATAACGATTTCACCCGAGTGGAACCACAGCTGGCAGGAGACTGACATTAAACATTCAGGTGGTGTTGCTCACTCACTATGGATCccacattgaaatatcaacatttcttTAGATGTAGGTCTAATCTAGGACTGGGTTTAACACCAGGTGGTCCAGTGAGGAGGTTTTGCAGTGGTTTTCATTTGGGCACGTTGTCTTCTTGCAAGATGATTAAttaactgaagtgtgtgtgtctgactcaCACACCTTTTATAACTTTATAGAAGCTAATTAGCCACACAAATGCTGAAGGGAGAAACtatgcctcttttttttctacatgtttgttttggcaGGAGATCAGTGCAATAGAGACATGGATCATTACACTGTCAAGTGAGTTTCAATGTTTTTCGACAATTCAAGAGGCAATGATGGCGGACATTTTGTTATGTCACTAAAACTATGCAATGTACATATTCGCATAATTTTGGACTATTACagtaaaaatacaacaacaataacattaATCATTACAAGAATTTGAATTGTCATTTTCTGAAAATCTCATTAAAATGGTAATATTTGTATATCTATCTCACAAATTAAATATAACAGGCATAACCTGAAACTATTCTAGAACCATGCCGTCTTGCACAAGGTGGATAGTCAAGCTAAATataaacaaatacatttaaatacatGGTGactaattcatttatttattcattgatgTACTATTAGCACAGCAAATGATCTAGAGAAGATTATGAATCAGCACCATGAAGCAAATTCATggctacacactcacacacacccctcttCTATTCTATTTCTCCCTTTATTAATGTCCCTCCCTTTAGTTTGTTCAGTATGTGATATACAATACATGTCTGTTAATAAATACAGGATGAAACATATTGTGTAGGCTCAAATTAAGCAATATCCCCTGTGCTAATGTAAATTTGAaaaatattgtttatttatttatttagttatttattatgatgatgatgatgattttttttttttaattttattttgtggtATTGGCTTATTATTCTCACATTACTACAATGTTGTGGATCAAGATTATGTCCATATAAGAGTACATTTAAATCaatatgtttgaaatatttcatgttgcaattgttgttttgttttgctttttttttttttttttttgcttcagttttctttcatctgccaATAAACACATTATTTAAGAACTCAGCACAGGTgtgaaagcccccccccccaccaccaccaccacgaaTAAGGGCGGCATGAGGTATGCCTTGACAGGCATGAAAACTCAATAAACACAGTATTATGTGAATCTAGTCTTACCAACAGGAACTCACCTTTAACTGTCACCTGTGTGTCTGGAGTCACAGTCGTCAGGATGCCTTTGGACACATTCAAGAACACCTACGATAGAGACACCTAAATGAAACTgaacaaagaacaacaacacaTCTACAAAACCAGATGATCACTACAAGTAAAGACAGACTCTGTAATCTGTATTAAAAAGAGGACAGCAAAGTCATGCGTCTTCAACTAATCATGTTCTCATGAGCCTTCTCGTGCTTCATCAGCAGCTGTACTGAATACTGACGTCAGAAACATCAGCCGACCAACTGAAAGTTCAATTTACAGGTGCTACAAATGCTGAAGCCACTTTTCTTTTAACCTGCCTAAGGTTGAAGACAGCATTTTAACTCCTTTATGCCTTTAAAAAGATGCCTCTTGTGTTCACATTGCAGCCAAGATAGCACATGCATCCCTCCAGGAAGCTTTTGTCTTTATGGGGTCCTCATGGAACTGGTCGGAGTACGACCTATACACGATTCATGGACTCCAACCCTGACCTTAACTCCTAAAACCTGACCCTCAATAAGAACATCTGCTTTTGTGTATTCAATGAGAAAAAGTTTATTCAGGAGACGTGGACACAGACTGTACCAGTTGGTCTCTTGGTATTGGAACAATTTATACGAGTCGTATAGGCTGGTTGGCTCGCAGTCTCGGCAACACCTTAGGAAGGAAAGCAGTGTTCGGCCACGTGGGATGCCCGCCCCATCCGGATGCCACCTGAAGCACGCCAGGTGAACAGACAGAGTGAGCAGCTCCTCAACATGCTTTGCTGTGGTGATGGCCAGCAGGAATGCTGTCTTGCGTAAAACCCATCGCAGCTCCGCCGCTGCAAGGGGCTCATAGGGAGGTTGacacaagctctccagcaccagatgtAGATCCCAGGCCAGTGCCCATGGGGCTCCAGTGGGGGTGGAGCCTCAAAGCCTCCCTGAGGAAGGCCGACACTAGAGTGTGGCCCCCAA includes these proteins:
- the LOC115387435 gene encoding beta-1,4 N-acetylgalactosaminyltransferase 2-like, which translates into the protein MPESNKRLVLVAVICVTTLLLLLMYCKTMGSFSLASQQMVIKPKRSTFPRQLPPSPSCECMNHSVLLKDVLPKEQREAIMQRRTKEFQQHKARTSSVLSKLLYALPNSPLQYPIQGYTVRPLTPTLIPVLGLHTEKRDSYKVFLNVSKGILTTVTPDTQVTVKGAGTRGLSIESSSLVLLNELLAKVSYTSSTYHINSGDLAFFRFESHEAVFPIVIKQPQVPVLYDMGTDIRSQVTITTKTFLRYPQLKVLLASIRKFYPDITVIIADDSFEPEHISGENIQQYIMPPAQGWFAGRNLAVSQVITKYLLWVDDDFFFTENTKIEEFVKVMEAVPELDMVGGSVEGDTGSRFYFSFLYEEGDEEEGGCLTRKYGLKFHPLPDFPKCFLDQGVVNFFLARTDAVRRVGFDIRLQRVAHSEFFMDGLGSLMVATCKDVKVGHQRKTKENTNPRYTKFRKSKSIGGFKSRLHYFKNHLKCVHYA